A window of the Yersinia rochesterensis genome harbors these coding sequences:
- the yddG gene encoding aromatic amino acid DMT transporter YddG, protein MNRLPTLYGIIAILLWSMSVALTRGLSETLGPFGAGAAIYTVSGILVWLVAGKPTLRGQHPAYLYGCGALFVVYMVAFALAIGMANDRQQTLEIGLINYLWPSLTLLLAVPLLKLRARWWLWPGAALALFGVIWVVSGGDGLDVSILKTNISSNPLAYSLALIAAFTWAGYSNLVRIYSHGPGALPLFLLACALCLWVMFFMLTPGKLHFTQRATFELLLMGANTALAYLCWDIAMKKGNATLVAALSYFTPLLSILIASLWLNTLPSAAFWPGVAMVVAGSLLCWSASRSAIEK, encoded by the coding sequence ATGAACCGCCTCCCTACCCTGTATGGCATTATTGCGATCCTGCTTTGGAGCATGAGTGTCGCCTTGACGCGGGGGCTGTCTGAGACATTGGGGCCATTTGGTGCCGGAGCGGCAATCTACACTGTCAGTGGAATTTTGGTGTGGTTGGTCGCCGGGAAACCCACTTTGCGCGGGCAGCATCCGGCTTATCTGTATGGTTGTGGCGCGCTGTTTGTGGTGTATATGGTGGCTTTTGCTTTAGCCATAGGGATGGCAAATGACCGCCAGCAAACGCTCGAAATCGGCCTGATTAATTATCTGTGGCCCAGTCTGACTCTGCTGCTGGCGGTGCCCTTACTCAAACTCCGGGCGCGTTGGTGGCTGTGGCCGGGGGCTGCTTTGGCGCTGTTTGGCGTTATTTGGGTGGTGAGTGGCGGAGATGGGTTGGATGTAAGTATCTTGAAAACTAATATCAGCAGTAATCCGCTGGCTTACAGTCTGGCGCTAATTGCGGCCTTTACCTGGGCAGGTTATTCCAATTTGGTGCGGATATACAGCCACGGGCCAGGGGCATTGCCACTCTTTTTACTCGCCTGCGCCCTGTGTCTGTGGGTGATGTTTTTTATGCTGACCCCCGGCAAGTTGCATTTCACTCAGCGCGCCACTTTTGAGCTGTTACTGATGGGAGCCAATACTGCGCTGGCCTATCTGTGCTGGGATATTGCCATGAAAAAAGGCAACGCCACATTGGTCGCCGCCCTCTCTTACTTCACACCCTTGTTATCGATATTGATTGCCAGTTTGTGGCTCAATACCTTGCCGTCAGCCGCTTTCTGGCCCGGTGTTGCGATGGTGGTCGCTGGTTCTTTGCTGTGCTGGTCTGCCAGCCGCTCCGCTATTGAGAAATGA
- the speE gene encoding polyamine aminopropyltransferase, whose product MSQKELWYETLHANFGQYFSVENVLYREKTEHQDLVIFENPVLGRVMALDGVVQTTERDEFIYHEMMTHVPLLAHGQVKKVLIIGGGDGAMLREVSRHKNIEQITMVEIDAGVVEFCRQYLPNHNAGAYDDPRFKLVIDDGVNFVNQTHEKFDVIISDCTDPIGPGESLFTSAFYEGCALSLNEGGIFVAQNGVCFLQQDEAVDSHNKLSHYFKDVSFYQAAIPTYYGGIMTFAWATQNPQLRQLDIATLQQRFVEAGLTCRYYNPAIHVGSFALPQYLLDALTAKC is encoded by the coding sequence ATGTCACAGAAAGAACTATGGTATGAAACATTACATGCCAACTTCGGTCAGTATTTTTCAGTAGAAAATGTACTGTACCGCGAAAAAACCGAGCATCAGGATTTGGTGATTTTTGAGAACCCGGTGCTGGGTCGGGTAATGGCGTTGGATGGCGTGGTGCAAACCACTGAGCGCGATGAATTTATCTATCACGAAATGATGACACACGTCCCTTTGTTGGCCCACGGTCAGGTAAAGAAAGTGCTGATCATTGGCGGCGGCGATGGCGCGATGCTACGTGAAGTCAGCCGCCACAAAAATATCGAACAGATTACCATGGTGGAAATTGACGCCGGTGTTGTCGAATTCTGCCGCCAGTATCTCCCGAATCATAATGCGGGTGCTTATGATGACCCTCGTTTCAAATTAGTGATTGATGATGGCGTCAATTTCGTTAATCAAACGCACGAAAAATTCGATGTCATTATCTCTGACTGCACTGACCCCATTGGACCAGGAGAAAGTCTGTTTACCTCTGCTTTCTATGAGGGATGCGCCCTTAGTTTGAATGAGGGCGGCATTTTTGTGGCGCAAAACGGCGTGTGCTTCCTGCAACAAGATGAAGCGGTCGACAGCCATAACAAGCTTAGCCACTATTTTAAAGATGTCAGTTTTTATCAGGCCGCCATTCCGACCTATTACGGCGGTATCATGACTTTCGCTTGGGCGACACAAAACCCACAGTTGCGCCAATTAGATATAGCCACGCTACAACAGCGTTTTGTCGAAGCGGGCCTGACCTGCCGCTACTATAACCCCGCGATTCATGTCGGCAGCTTTGCCTTGCCGCAGTATTTGCTGGATGCCTTAACCGCCAAATGTTGA
- the cueO gene encoding multicopper oxidase CueO: MHRRDFIKLTAALGAATSLPLWSRAALAADFSPLPIPPLLLPDASGNINLNIQTGTMAWLPSAATQTWGYNGNLLGPAIRLQRGKPVTIHITNSLPEATTVHWHGLEIPGDVDGGPQALIQPGAKRQVALTAEQPAATCWFHPHTHGKTGRQVAMGLGGLVLIDDSDSEKLPLPKQWGVDDIPVILQDKLLGKDGQVDYQLDVMTAAVGWFGDRMLTNGASYPQQITPRGWVRLRLLNGCNARSLNLALSDGRPMYVIGSDGGLLAEPVAVRELPILMGERFEVLVDTSDGKALDLVTLPVKQMGMTLAPFDNPLPVLRIQPSLTAGSKTLPDSLVIVPPLVEVTALPERWFQLMMDPKLDMLGMQALMSRYGMQAMAGMSMDHGNMGGMDNGAMGGMDHSNMKGMNHSAMTAAPAFDFSHANMINGKAFSMTDAAFDAKQGKYEKWTISGEGDMMLHPFHVHGTQFRILSENGKPPAEHRRGWKDTVRVEGARSEILVRFNHLAPASTPYMAHCHLLEHEDTGMMLGFTVSA; encoded by the coding sequence ATGCATCGCCGTGATTTTATCAAGTTAACGGCAGCTCTTGGAGCCGCCACTTCACTGCCTTTATGGAGCCGCGCGGCTTTAGCCGCAGATTTTTCACCTTTACCTATCCCGCCACTACTGCTCCCGGATGCCAGTGGCAATATTAATTTGAATATCCAAACTGGCACTATGGCCTGGTTGCCCTCCGCCGCCACGCAAACTTGGGGCTATAACGGCAACTTATTAGGGCCAGCTATTCGTTTGCAGCGCGGCAAGCCGGTTACTATTCACATAACAAATTCCTTACCGGAAGCCACGACGGTGCACTGGCACGGCCTGGAAATCCCCGGCGATGTTGACGGAGGGCCGCAAGCACTGATTCAGCCAGGAGCAAAACGCCAGGTGGCATTGACGGCAGAACAGCCCGCCGCCACTTGTTGGTTCCATCCCCATACCCACGGTAAAACCGGCCGTCAGGTCGCGATGGGGCTGGGCGGATTGGTGCTAATAGATGATAGTGACAGTGAAAAACTGCCGCTGCCAAAACAGTGGGGCGTGGATGACATTCCGGTCATTTTGCAGGATAAATTGCTGGGTAAAGATGGCCAGGTTGACTATCAACTGGATGTGATGACGGCGGCGGTGGGCTGGTTTGGTGACCGGATGCTCACTAATGGTGCCAGCTATCCGCAGCAGATTACGCCGCGCGGTTGGGTGCGCTTGCGGTTATTGAATGGGTGCAATGCGCGTTCCCTGAATCTCGCCCTCAGTGATGGCCGCCCAATGTATGTGATTGGCAGTGACGGCGGATTACTGGCAGAGCCGGTCGCGGTGCGCGAGTTGCCGATATTGATGGGCGAACGTTTTGAGGTGCTGGTGGATACTTCCGACGGCAAAGCACTTGATTTGGTCACTTTGCCGGTCAAACAAATGGGCATGACATTGGCTCCGTTTGATAACCCCTTGCCGGTATTACGCATTCAACCCTCATTGACTGCGGGCAGTAAAACATTGCCGGATTCTCTGGTCATCGTGCCGCCGCTGGTGGAGGTCACCGCTTTGCCAGAGCGCTGGTTCCAACTGATGATGGACCCCAAATTGGATATGTTGGGTATGCAGGCGCTAATGAGCCGCTATGGTATGCAGGCCATGGCGGGCATGAGCATGGACCACGGCAATATGGGAGGAATGGATAATGGTGCTATGGGCGGTATGGATCACAGCAATATGAAAGGCATGAACCATAGCGCGATGACAGCGGCTCCGGCTTTTGATTTCAGTCACGCCAATATGATTAATGGCAAAGCATTCTCAATGACCGACGCGGCGTTTGATGCCAAGCAGGGCAAATACGAGAAATGGACTATTTCCGGTGAGGGCGACATGATGCTCCATCCATTCCATGTCCACGGCACGCAGTTCCGTATTTTGAGTGAGAATGGCAAACCGCCAGCAGAGCATCGCCGTGGTTGGAAAGATACGGTGCGAGTGGAAGGCGCGCGCAGTGAGATATTAGTGCGCTTTAATCATCTGGCCCCGGCCAGTACCCCTTATATGGCCCATTGCCACCTGTTGGAGCATGAAGATACCGGCATGATGCT
- the speD gene encoding adenosylmethionine decarboxylase yields the protein MSKLKLHGFNNLTKSLSFCIYDICYAETADDRDGYIAYIDEQYNANRLTEILTETCSIIGANILNIARQDYDPQGASVTILVSEEPVDPRDVDNSEHPGPLPNAVVAHLDKSHICVHTYPESHPEAGLCTFRADIEVSTCGVISPLKALNYLIHQLESDIVTMDYRVRGFTRDINGVKHFIDHKINSIQNFMSDDMKSLYHMMDVNVYQENIFHTKMMLKDFDLKHYLFNAKPEELSAAERERITRLLYKEMQEIYYGRNVPEV from the coding sequence TTGTCCAAGCTTAAACTACACGGCTTCAACAACCTGACGAAAAGCCTGAGTTTTTGTATTTACGATATTTGTTATGCCGAAACCGCAGACGACCGCGATGGCTATATCGCCTACATTGACGAACAGTATAATGCCAACCGCCTGACCGAGATCTTGACTGAAACTTGCTCGATTATTGGCGCGAATATTTTGAATATTGCCCGTCAGGATTACGATCCTCAGGGAGCGAGTGTCACCATTTTGGTCAGCGAAGAGCCAGTTGATCCGCGCGATGTTGATAACTCCGAGCACCCCGGCCCACTACCGAATGCAGTGGTCGCCCATCTGGATAAGAGCCATATTTGCGTCCATACCTATCCGGAAAGCCACCCTGAAGCAGGGTTATGCACTTTCCGTGCAGATATTGAAGTCTCTACCTGTGGCGTCATTTCACCACTGAAAGCACTGAATTACCTTATCCACCAATTGGAATCCGATATCGTTACCATGGATTACCGGGTGCGCGGTTTTACCCGTGATATCAACGGCGTTAAACACTTTATCGATCATAAAATCAATTCGATTCAGAACTTTATGTCTGACGATATGAAATCGCTGTATCACATGATGGATGTCAATGTTTATCAAGAAAACATCTTCCATACCAAGATGATGCTGAAAGATTTCGATTTGAAGCATTATCTGTTTAACGCCAAACCAGAAGAGCTGAGCGCCGCAGAAAGAGAGCGAATTACCCGCCTGCTATACAAAGAGATGCAGGAAATCTACTATGGCCGCAATGTGCCAGAAGTGTGA
- a CDS encoding YacC family pilotin-like protein produces the protein MKRTTLVMLLLALCGFSSASSALSESEAEDLADLTAVFVYLKNDCGYKELPNNEIKRAIVYFAQQNRWDLRNYSSFNMNALGEESYRDLRGIALPVPTKCKSLARDSLSLLAYAN, from the coding sequence ATGAAAAGAACAACATTAGTTATGCTGCTGCTTGCCCTGTGCGGATTCTCATCTGCCAGTTCTGCATTAAGTGAATCTGAAGCAGAAGATCTTGCCGATCTGACTGCGGTATTCGTTTATCTGAAAAATGATTGCGGCTATAAGGAATTACCTAATAATGAAATCAAACGAGCAATTGTCTATTTTGCTCAACAAAATCGCTGGGACCTGCGTAACTACAGTAGCTTCAATATGAATGCGTTGGGTGAAGAGAGCTATCGCGACCTACGTGGTATTGCGCTCCCCGTTCCGACCAAATGCAAATCTCTGGCTCGTGACTCTTTAAGTTTATTGGCCTACGCTAACTAG
- a CDS encoding DUF637 domain-containing protein gives MTAVHPLHPAIAAGIQAADRQTTVKLYGEIPVVNIATPNAAGVSHNRYHDFNIPRAGAVLNNGQVDVNSELIGHLAANPHLTGDSAQLIINEVTSRQPSSLEGMLAIFGQKANVIIANPNGLIANNSWFSKIDTITLTTGTPILNRQGALEQLNVVGGAITIGDKGFNTLNQNDTAIISRTLKLDGKIYANQLDIILGVNQVDYQNGHIQPLPAAGTAPALAIDTRALGGMYADRIRLVSTEKGVGANLKNTFSTKGDINIDVAGNVTLGDIRANKDLNIVGKTITLAEGSTLFSIRDTTLVSQQFNNSGEVFSDRDIRIFGDQVRNTGQQAKLLAWNNLWIQKDAEGNKNTLVENKSGAIKTINGDLIIRTEKLENSRPIVTAGWQKLIPDSRQLNDYDDDSDSPGKVIITLEYDWPTRDLPEKWFGAIETGEWQSGVWRINTEKSVWQLNSSSPAATLYSGNNLYINASQLENKNSHISATKDIFLTGNDFLNSSASDWVKDEFRYYKVDYHGPDYYVFHDKRLLYQLTEAEKYSATITAGGNIVLDFNNNIQLQRLVPELDKAAPLSLSDFTPPVLKGHNILLHGKTISSSDLIQASGDITIIAEDSIALANSSLRGQDISLTALNDIDSSSSEFLGRNILLLSREGNIKTNSPDISSRQPDDARVFNRIKASHYFTAIAGKDIQLIDTLIHPTANISLSAGHDINISHILKPEEILITDGFLDPDKYVENINQLLSLSNRLTSNSDITLNAGNNLMLQGIKLNAGQDINLHAARDIELEPYNITVWSDLMERYNNNHSGSVYYNIFPRSQTPDYTVQINAKGNTLINAGRDILTRGSNINADNNLTLLAGQHIQLAVLPYTGIDWADDSRYTRHAATRLKAGNTLNALANHQLITQGAELAAGGDMTLTSGGDMRFESVLNEDHYGGGDNSSYRKLQQSTQLNSGGTLTLISNGSILFQATQLVAKKVMDIAAEGGYLFAQAMEETSHAEERWSTRKWWGRKKSHHNVQHAAINKVTEFTADGDISLLSRDDSTYQASKIAAGQNAKLTSTQGKVIFEAVKNTTFEQKTSLSKGFYIKNTDKGYQEDKWVLPSVQTGGEFRVNAADGISADVKAQNNQSVQAAINELATIPGNEWLKDLHRRDDVQWQKVMDAYHSWDLKSEHLNPVVAALIAIGVAVATSGSSLVANVNIAVGGGVAGGAVTAGMSSLAAQAAVALVEHKGDLSKTFSTLGSKESVKSLVTSMAVGGALSGFDSLMGFDTAADGVSAAKLPRLSNGDWSKVAQRVAGQSLISSSLNTGINGGSFKDNFTTALLANIGGQLHAEGANLIGDNGRVLGGAGKALSHAVVAGVAAEIGGGDAKGAAAGALAAELAGAVMGENFIGSQNWQEKSERQAQLSRFLGGVAGAVFTGKAEGAYSGANAAETTFRYNYLSHHQQKLMEAEMNAARTVADKGKVFIRWGMTSGSQDGAFAAGIVTGVPEGLYDSSIELLGVLKEPKQAFMALRELVNSDDVAGTVAQSVKRDWLARIDRMEAHYQRAGAGGAYDSGREAGKLLVEYGGYVAGIGAVAKSSARLAAGQVRKFAVPRIATVSQSTTGIKWGQGISQQGMPWENYVGTQLPQNSRLPVNFKTFDYYNRISRTAISVKTLDTTTAARVANPRQIYNSLKGNIDTVAKFQEYSLSKRKLDSSMISSKEIQLAVPANTTKVQWAEINRAIEYGKSQRVNVRVTQVK, from the coding sequence TTGACTGCGGTTCACCCTTTGCATCCGGCCATTGCAGCCGGTATTCAAGCCGCAGACCGCCAAACAACAGTGAAACTTTACGGCGAGATCCCGGTGGTCAATATTGCCACGCCCAACGCTGCTGGGGTATCTCATAACCGCTATCATGACTTTAATATTCCCCGTGCTGGGGCGGTGTTAAATAACGGCCAAGTGGATGTCAATTCGGAATTAATCGGCCATCTGGCGGCCAATCCACATTTAACGGGTGATAGCGCTCAGTTAATTATTAACGAAGTGACGAGCCGTCAGCCTTCATCTCTGGAAGGAATGCTGGCAATTTTTGGTCAAAAAGCCAATGTAATTATCGCCAACCCCAATGGCCTGATTGCCAATAATAGCTGGTTTAGCAAAATCGACACGATAACGTTAACCACCGGCACTCCGATACTGAATCGGCAAGGGGCGCTGGAGCAGCTAAATGTCGTGGGCGGTGCTATCACTATCGGTGATAAAGGATTCAATACTCTTAATCAGAATGATACTGCCATCATCAGTCGCACTCTAAAACTTGACGGTAAAATCTATGCAAATCAGCTTGATATTATTCTGGGTGTTAATCAGGTTGATTATCAGAATGGGCATATTCAACCTTTACCTGCGGCAGGAACTGCCCCTGCGCTGGCGATAGATACCCGCGCTCTTGGTGGAATGTATGCTGATCGTATCCGTTTGGTATCAACGGAAAAAGGCGTGGGCGCTAACCTTAAAAATACTTTCAGTACCAAAGGAGATATCAATATTGATGTCGCGGGCAATGTGACATTAGGTGATATTCGAGCGAACAAAGATCTGAATATTGTCGGAAAGACAATTACCCTCGCGGAGGGAAGTACATTATTCAGTATACGCGATACTACATTGGTCAGCCAACAATTTAATAATTCCGGAGAGGTATTTTCTGATCGTGATATACGTATATTTGGTGATCAAGTACGTAATACCGGTCAGCAAGCAAAACTTCTTGCGTGGAATAATCTCTGGATACAAAAAGATGCCGAGGGGAATAAAAATACTCTGGTTGAAAATAAGTCCGGTGCCATTAAAACAATAAATGGTGATTTAATTATTCGCACCGAAAAACTGGAAAATAGCCGCCCGATAGTGACTGCCGGGTGGCAGAAATTAATTCCGGATTCGCGCCAACTTAATGATTACGATGACGATAGCGATTCGCCGGGCAAAGTTATCATCACATTAGAATACGACTGGCCCACCCGAGATCTGCCCGAAAAATGGTTTGGTGCCATCGAAACCGGTGAATGGCAAAGCGGTGTCTGGCGGATCAACACTGAAAAAAGTGTTTGGCAACTAAATTCATCATCACCGGCTGCCACCCTGTATTCAGGGAATAATTTGTATATTAATGCCAGCCAGTTAGAGAATAAAAACAGCCACATCAGTGCCACGAAAGATATTTTCCTGACCGGTAATGATTTTTTAAACAGCAGCGCCAGTGACTGGGTAAAAGATGAATTTCGTTATTATAAAGTGGATTATCATGGGCCGGATTATTATGTTTTTCATGACAAACGATTGCTTTACCAGTTAACTGAGGCTGAAAAATACAGTGCGACAATCACGGCGGGTGGAAATATCGTGCTGGACTTTAACAACAATATTCAGTTACAGCGTCTGGTGCCGGAGTTAGATAAAGCTGCTCCCTTATCATTATCCGACTTCACACCGCCGGTATTAAAAGGCCATAATATTTTACTGCATGGTAAGACTATTTCCAGCAGTGATTTAATACAGGCCAGTGGTGATATTACCATTATTGCAGAAGACAGTATTGCATTAGCTAACAGCAGTTTGCGTGGTCAGGATATTTCACTGACAGCACTGAATGATATTGACTCATCATCAAGTGAGTTTTTGGGGCGAAACATTTTATTACTGAGCCGTGAGGGGAATATTAAAACAAACTCACCTGATATTTCTTCGCGTCAGCCAGATGATGCGCGGGTATTTAATCGCATTAAAGCCAGCCACTATTTTACTGCCATTGCAGGTAAAGATATTCAATTAATCGACACCCTTATCCATCCGACAGCTAATATTAGCTTATCGGCCGGACATGATATTAATATTTCACATATACTCAAGCCCGAAGAAATCCTAATTACCGATGGTTTTTTGGATCCAGATAAATATGTGGAAAATATTAACCAACTATTATCGCTATCAAATCGATTAACCAGTAATAGCGACATTACACTGAATGCCGGTAATAACCTGATGTTACAGGGGATCAAGCTAAACGCCGGACAGGATATTAACTTGCACGCTGCTCGTGATATTGAACTGGAACCTTATAATATAACTGTCTGGTCAGATCTTATGGAGCGTTATAATAACAACCATTCAGGCTCTGTATATTATAATATATTCCCTCGCTCCCAAACCCCTGATTATACAGTTCAGATAAATGCCAAAGGAAATACCTTAATTAATGCCGGTCGCGATATTCTGACCCGGGGCAGCAATATTAATGCGGACAATAATCTCACCTTATTAGCCGGGCAACATATTCAACTGGCGGTGCTGCCATACACTGGTATTGATTGGGCTGATGACTCACGCTACACCCGCCACGCCGCTACTCGCCTGAAAGCTGGCAACACTCTGAATGCGCTGGCCAATCATCAGCTTATCACCCAGGGTGCAGAACTCGCCGCTGGCGGTGATATGACACTGACTTCCGGCGGCGATATGCGCTTTGAATCGGTGTTGAACGAGGATCATTATGGCGGTGGCGATAATTCTAGCTACAGAAAACTCCAGCAATCCACTCAGCTTAATAGCGGCGGCACACTGACGTTGATATCAAACGGCAGCATCTTGTTTCAGGCCACCCAGCTGGTGGCCAAAAAAGTGATGGATATTGCGGCTGAGGGCGGCTATCTATTCGCCCAGGCAATGGAAGAAACCAGCCATGCCGAAGAGCGCTGGAGTACCCGTAAGTGGTGGGGGCGGAAAAAATCGCACCATAATGTCCAGCATGCGGCAATCAATAAAGTGACGGAATTCACGGCTGACGGTGATATCAGCCTGTTAAGCCGCGATGACAGCACCTATCAGGCCAGCAAAATTGCCGCAGGGCAGAACGCCAAACTGACCAGTACCCAGGGTAAAGTGATTTTCGAAGCGGTCAAAAACACCACATTTGAGCAAAAAACCAGCTTATCGAAAGGTTTTTACATCAAAAACACCGATAAAGGATATCAGGAAGATAAATGGGTGCTGCCCAGTGTGCAAACGGGGGGCGAGTTTAGGGTAAATGCTGCTGATGGGATTAGCGCGGATGTTAAAGCGCAAAATAACCAATCGGTACAGGCGGCGATTAATGAGCTGGCCACCATTCCCGGCAATGAATGGTTAAAAGACTTACATCGGCGTGATGACGTGCAGTGGCAAAAAGTGATGGATGCCTATCATAGCTGGGATCTCAAAAGCGAGCACCTGAACCCGGTGGTGGCGGCATTGATTGCCATTGGTGTGGCGGTGGCCACTTCTGGCTCAAGTTTGGTTGCCAATGTCAACATTGCTGTTGGTGGTGGGGTAGCTGGCGGGGCGGTCACCGCGGGTATGTCATCGCTGGCCGCACAGGCGGCGGTGGCGTTAGTTGAACATAAAGGCGATTTATCTAAAACATTCAGCACCTTGGGCAGTAAAGAGTCGGTGAAATCCCTGGTGACTTCAATGGCAGTGGGGGGCGCATTGAGCGGGTTTGATTCCCTGATGGGCTTTGATACCGCCGCCGACGGTGTCAGTGCGGCTAAATTACCGCGCCTGAGCAATGGAGACTGGAGCAAGGTCGCGCAGCGGGTAGCTGGCCAGTCACTTATCAGTTCCAGCCTGAATACCGGCATCAACGGCGGCAGTTTTAAAGATAATTTTACCACCGCACTGTTAGCCAATATAGGCGGTCAGTTACATGCCGAAGGGGCGAACCTTATCGGTGACAATGGCCGCGTATTGGGGGGCGCGGGTAAAGCGCTGAGTCATGCAGTCGTGGCGGGCGTGGCGGCTGAAATTGGTGGTGGTGATGCGAAAGGTGCGGCGGCCGGGGCACTGGCCGCCGAGCTGGCCGGTGCGGTGATGGGCGAGAACTTTATCGGCTCACAAAACTGGCAGGAGAAATCTGAACGTCAGGCTCAGTTATCCCGATTCTTAGGGGGTGTGGCGGGCGCGGTGTTTACTGGCAAAGCCGAGGGGGCATACAGCGGCGCTAATGCTGCCGAAACCACTTTTCGTTATAACTATCTCAGCCATCATCAACAAAAGTTGATGGAAGCTGAAATGAACGCTGCGAGGACAGTGGCGGATAAAGGTAAAGTTTTTATTCGCTGGGGAATGACCAGCGGCAGTCAGGACGGTGCTTTTGCGGCGGGTATTGTGACTGGTGTGCCGGAAGGGCTGTATGACAGTAGCATTGAATTACTGGGGGTATTAAAAGAGCCAAAACAGGCATTTATGGCGCTCAGAGAGCTGGTTAACAGTGATGATGTGGCGGGCACTGTGGCGCAAAGTGTCAAGCGGGACTGGCTGGCACGGATTGACAGAATGGAGGCTCATTATCAGCGGGCGGGCGCAGGAGGAGCCTATGACTCAGGGCGAGAAGCGGGTAAACTGCTGGTTGAGTATGGCGGTTATGTTGCCGGCATTGGCGCGGTAGCAAAAAGCAGCGCACGGCTTGCCGCAGGGCAGGTGAGGAAGTTTGCGGTGCCAAGGATTGCGACGGTAAGCCAGTCGACAACCGGCATTAAATGGGGGCAAGGTATTAGCCAGCAAGGAATGCCGTGGGAGAATTATGTCGGGACACAATTGCCACAAAACTCACGGTTACCGGTAAACTTTAAAACCTTTGATTACTATAATCGCATCTCCCGCACGGCCATCAGTGTAAAAACTCTGGATACCACCACCGCCGCCAGAGTGGCGAATCCAAGGCAAATCTACAATTCGCTGAAAGGGAATATAGATACGGTTGCGAAGTTTCAGGAATATAGTCTTTCAAAGCGGAAACTCGATTCTTCAATGATTTCCAGCAAAGAAATCCAATTAGCCGTGCCTGCCAATACTACCAAAGTACAGTGGGCTGAGATAAATCGGGCAATCGAGTATGGGAAAAGTCAGCGGGTAAACGTTAGGGTAACTCAGGTGAAATGA
- a CDS encoding contact-dependent growth inhibition system immunity protein, translating into MKFNQNQDYWVSCYCTNQFLSIETDSGLGMVGSDPLFPPHLLPPDADDQSIGEAVLVALSNSRTLSLEESAEFFDLETGKEQYAAWIAMLMQKYGYKTKRALFKDMKKCSIHCLNDVITISPSRHEKLEAWGGTGRGGSDKVILPVNSPPGEIGAALRLALSRCKG; encoded by the coding sequence ATGAAATTTAACCAAAATCAGGATTATTGGGTCAGTTGCTATTGTACTAATCAGTTTTTGAGTATTGAGACTGATTCTGGCCTTGGTATGGTGGGGAGCGATCCACTTTTTCCCCCGCATCTATTACCACCAGATGCAGATGATCAAAGTATCGGTGAAGCTGTGCTTGTTGCGTTATCAAACAGCCGGACATTATCACTTGAAGAGTCTGCTGAGTTTTTTGATCTTGAAACAGGCAAAGAGCAATATGCTGCCTGGATAGCGATGCTGATGCAGAAATACGGTTATAAAACCAAGCGGGCATTATTTAAGGATATGAAAAAATGCTCTATTCATTGTCTTAATGATGTGATCACCATCTCCCCAAGCCGCCATGAAAAACTGGAGGCATGGGGGGGAACGGGGCGCGGCGGAAGCGATAAAGTTATTCTACCCGTTAATAGCCCTCCTGGTGAAATCGGTGCCGCATTGCGATTAGCCCTCAGTCGCTGCAAAGGCTAA